In one window of Brassica rapa cultivar Chiifu-401-42 chromosome A07, CAAS_Brap_v3.01, whole genome shotgun sequence DNA:
- the LOC103830792 gene encoding auxin-responsive protein SAUR78 — translation MAKVGKLTKLKSAIKKWPSFAKNHHHSSSSAAVSDELSEDNNLHVVYVGQTRRPYMLRPDIISHPLFQELVDRSSRSAEQEREIVVACEVVLFEHLLWMLKSGQEGGSVEELAEFYTC, via the coding sequence ATGGCCAAAGTTGGGAAGCTGACAAAGCTCAAGTCGGCGATAAAGAAATGGCCTTCATTCGCCAAGAACCACCACCATTCATCCTCCTCAGCCGCCGTCTCCGATGAGCTCTCGGAGGACAACAATCTCCATGTTGTTTATGTTGGTCAGACTCGAAGACCTTACATGCTTAGACCGGACATCATCTCTCACCCACTCTTTCAAGAACTGGTGGATCGGTCTTCTAGATCTGCAGAACAAGAACGTGAGATTGTTGTAGCTTGTGAAGTTGTGTTATTCGAGCACTTGTTGTGGATGCTTAAGAGTGGTCAAGAAGGAGGATCCGTTGAAGAATTGGCAGAGTTCTATACTTGTTGA